In Naumovozyma castellii chromosome 1, complete genome, one DNA window encodes the following:
- the SNA4 gene encoding Sna4p (ancestral locus Anc_7.282) has protein sequence MCCCCVCTVSDFFLYILAICFPPVAVLLRSGVCSSDFWLNVVLTCLGFMPGMVHAFYYITVTSPLRRDPELIYFYQQGWVDSERNAGEPPNENTNLASEENQRRDYTSLPNPLITGSNNYYSNNISNDTKMSPSGAPPPYSN, from the coding sequence ATGTGTTGTTGTTGCGTTTGTACAGTATcagatttcttcttatatATTTTAGCCATTTGCTTTCCCCCAGTGGCTGTGCTTCTACGGTCAGGGGTATGCTCCTCTGACTTTTGGTTAAACGTTGTATTAACATGTCTGGGATTTATGCCAGGTATGGTTCATGCATTCTATTATATCACGGTAACTAGTCCTTTGAGGAGAGATCCAGAACTAATATACTTCTATCAACAAGGTTGGGTTGATTCCGAAAGGAATGCGGGGGAACCACCCAATGAAAACACCAATTTAGCATCTGAGGAAAATCAAAGAAGGGATTATACTAGTTTACCCAATCCTTTAATTACTGGCAGCAATAACTACTATTCGAACAACATTTCTAACGATACAAAAATGAGTCCATCAGGTGCCCCACCACCATACTCAAATTGA
- the THS1 gene encoding threonine--tRNA ligase THS1 (ancestral locus Anc_7.280), whose translation MSKDTRPSQLHLYNKYIQQLSQNIMSAEVTENVQKLSVKDDAQKPAKAQKKSKQQSLYLDPEPAFIEERIALFDKLQAEYNAKVASMPRVPLKIVLKDGAIKNATSWETTPMDIAKEISKSLGDRLCIAKVNGKLWDLDRPFEGEVADEEISLQLLDFESDEGKKVFWHSSAHVLGEACECNLGAHICLGPPTDDGFFYEFAVRDSLKDPKECEERTVSQADFPNLEGVAKQVIKQKQKFERLVMSKEDLLKMFHYSKYKTYLVQTKIPDGGSTTVYRCGKLIDLCVGPHIPHTGRIKAFKLLKNSSCYFLGEADNDSLQRVYGVSFPDKKLMDAHLKFLAEASARDHRKIGKEQELFMFNEMSPGSAFWLPHGTRIYNTLVSLLRTEYQKRGYEEVITPNMFNSKLWETSGHWANYKENMFTFDVEKEHFGLKPMNCPGHCLMFKNRERSYRELPWRVADFGVIHRNEFSGALSGLTRVRRFQQDDAHIFCREDQIEEEIENIFEFLKFVYGVFGFEFKMELSTRPEKYVGEIATWDAAETKLASALKKWGGNWEINPGDGAFYGPKIDIMISDALRRWHQCATIQLDFQLPSRFELEFKSKDGQNEENYERPVMIHRAILGSVERMTAILTEHFAGKWPFWLSPRQVLVVPVGVKYQEYAQEVRDQLHNAGFYADVDLTGNTLQKKVRNGQMLKYNFIFIVGEQEMNEKSVNIRNRDIMEQQGKNATVTVEAVVEQLKNLKDEKRNDNALI comes from the coding sequence ATGTCAAAGGACACACGACCAAGTCAACTTCACCTATATAACAAGTATATCCAGCAGCTATCGCAGAATATCATGTCAGCTGAAGTAACTGAAAACGTGCAGAAGTTGTCCGTTAAGGATGATGCTCAAAAGCCAGCCAAAGCTCAAAAGAAATCCAAGCAACAATCCCTATATTTGGACCCAGAACCAGctttcattgaagaaagaatcGCCTTATTCGACAAATTACAAGCCGAATACAATGCCAAGGTTGCATCTATGCCTCGTGTTCCATTGAAGATCGTTTTAAAGGATGGCGCTATTAAGAACGCCACCTCTTGGGAAACCACTCCAATGGATATCGCCAAGGAGATCTCTAAATCTTTAGGTGATAGATTATGTATCGCCAAAGTCAACGGTAAGTTGTGGGATCTTGACAGACCATTTGAAGGTGAAGTTGccgatgaagaaattagtTTGCAATTGTTAGATTTTGAATCCGACGAAGGTAAGAAGGTCTTCTGGCATTCTTCTGCTCACGTCTTAGGTGAAGCATGTGAATGTAACTTAGGTGCCCATATCTGTTTGGGTCCCCCAACTGATGATGGTTTCTTTTATGAATTCGCTGTTAGAGATTCTTTGAAGGATCCAAAGGAATGTGAAGAAAGAACTGTCTCTCAAGCCGATTTCCCTAATTTGGAAGGTGTTGCCAAGCAAGTTATTAAGCAAAAGCAAAAATTCGAAAGATTAGTCATGTCAAAGGAGGATCTATTGAAGATGTTCCACTACTCAAAGTATAAGACCTATTTAGTCCAAACTAAGATTCCAGATGGTGGTTCCACCACTGTTTACCGTTGTGGtaaattgattgatttatGTGTTGGTCCACATATCCCACATACCGGTCGTATCAAGGCTTTTAAACTATTAAAGAACTCCTCTTGTTACTTTTTAGGTGAAGCTGACAATGATTCTTTGCAAAGAGTGTACGGTGTTTCATTCCCAGACAAGAAGTTAATGGATgctcatttgaaattcttaGCAGAAGCATCTGCTAGAGATCACAGAAAGATCGGTaaggaacaagaattaTTCATGTTCAATGAAATGTCTCCAGGTTCTGCATTCTGGTTACCTCATGGTACAAGAATCTACAACACTCTTGTTAGTCTGCTGAGAACTGAATACCAGAAGAGGGGTTACGAAGAAGTTATTACTCCAAATATGTTCAACTCTAAATTGTGGGAAACTTCTGGTCACTGGGCCAACTATAAGGAAAATATGTTCACATTCGATGTGGAAAAGGAACATTTCGGTTTGAAACCAATGAACTGTCCAGGTCATTGTTTAATGTTTAAGAACAGAGAACGTTCATACAGAGAATTACCATGGAGAGTTGCTGACTTTGGTGTTATCCACAGAAACGAATTCTCAGGTGCCTTATCTGGGTTGACTCGTGTTAGAAGATTCCAACAAGATGATGCTCATATCTTCTGTAGAGAAGaccaaattgaagaagaaattgaaaatatttttgaattcttgAAGTTTGTTTATGGTGTTTTCGGTTTTGAATTCAAGATGGAATTGTCTACTAGACCTGAGAAGTACGTCGGTGAAATTGCTACTTGGGATGCTGCTGAAACCAAGTTAGCATCtgctttgaagaaatgggGTGGTAACTGGGAAATCAACCCAGGTGATGGTGCTTTCTACGGTCCAAAGATCGATATCATGATCTCTGATGCTCTAAGAAGATGGCATCAATGTGCCACCATTCAATTAGATTTCCAATTACCAAGCAGATTTGAATTAGAATTTAAGAGCAAGGATGGCCAAAACGAAGAAAACTACGAAAGACCAGTTATGATCCATCGTGCCATCTTAGGTTCTGTGGAAAGAATGACAGCTATTTTAACTGAACATTTTGCTGGTAAATGGCCATTTTGGTTGTCTCCACGTCAAGTTCTCGTTGTTCCAGTTGGTGTTAAGTACCAAGAGTATGCTCAAGAAGTCCGTGATCAATTACACAACGCAGGCTTCTATGCTGATGTCGATTTGACAGGTAACACTTTGCAAAAGAAGGTCAGAAATGGTCAAATGTTGAAGTATAACTTTATCTTTATCGTCGGTGAACAAGAAATGAATGAGAAATCTGTCAATATTAGAAACAGAGATATTATGGAACAACAAGGTAAGAATGCCACTGTCACTGTCGAAGCTGTTGTTGAACagttaaagaatttgaaggatGAAAAGAGAAACGATAATGCGTTGATTTAA
- the HNT1 gene encoding adenosine 5'-monophosphoramidase (ancestral locus Anc_7.287), with product MSAPVVHDAACIFCKIIKGDIPSFKLIETKYTFSFLDIQPTAQGHALIIPKYHGAKLHNIPDEYLTDILPVTKKIAKALGLEKDDVGYNVLQNNGKIAHQEVDHVHFHLIPKRDKETGLIVGWPAQETDFEKLGKYHKEVLAKLEHSN from the exons ATGTCAGCTCCAGTTGTTCACGATGCCGCTTGTATCTTTTGCAAGATCATAAAGG GTGATATTCcatctttcaaattgatcGAAACCAAATACACATTCTCCTTCTTGGATATTCAGCCAACCGCTCAAGGTCATGCATTGATTATCCCCAAATATCACGGTGCCAAATTGCATAATATTCCCGATGAATACCTAACCGACATCTTACCAGTTACTAAGAAGATCGCTAAGGCATTGGGTTTGGAAAAAGACGATGTGGGGTACAATGTCTTGCAAAACAATGGTAAGATCGCTCATCAAGAGGTGGACCATGTGCATTTCCATTTGATTCCAAAGAGAGACAAAGAAACTGGGTTGATTGTCGGATGGCCTGCACAAGAAACAGACTTCGAGAAATTGGGCAAGTATCATAAGGAAGTGCTTGCAAAGTTGGAACACTCTAATTAA
- the AIR1 gene encoding TRAMP complex RNA-binding subunit (ancestral locus Anc_7.281), whose translation MSSLLSEVETADILPIVKDTSPSVPDGTITKLPAPSIEEVDEDPEALRALRGQGRYFGVPDDDVNGIKELEPKCNNCSQRGHLKRDCPHVICTYCGSMDDHYSQHCPKAIKCANCNENGHYRSQCPQKWKRVYCTLCNSKRHARDRCPSIWRVYLLKDTDEKKSSLKLPFENIFCYNCGVSGHFGDDCDQRRSSRVPNDDGSAFSGDNLDSKLKNQYYDRLEEYIKENEQKYYDNYADDFNYDDYEYDDASYDDRYNNNNNNNYNNNSKKRRRAESPFSSQSYSDKRSQRPNRNSQGNQRNRNVSHPLDYPRSTQQNMNSSRYGSGQRDNSRQTANYKSYNSFKPFRSGTLRR comes from the coding sequence ATGTCATCTTTACTATCGGAAGTAGAAACCGCAGATATACTGCCCATCGTGAAAGATACGAGTCCATCTGTTCCGGATGGTACCATAACTAAGCTCCCTGCCCCATCCATAGAGGAAGTTGATGAAGACCCAGAAGCTTTAAGGGCACTTAGAGGACAAGGCCGTTATTTTGGTGTTCCTGATGACGATGTAAACGGTATTAAAGAGCTAGAACCTAAGTGTAATAATTGTTCTCAGAGAGGACACTTAAAGAGAGACTGTCCCCACGTCATATGTACATATTGTGGATCTATGGACGATCATTATTCTCAACATTGTCCAAAGGCTATCAAATGTGCCAATTGTAACGAAAATGGGCATTATAGATCGCAATGTCCGCAGAAGTGGAAAAGAGTTTATTGCACACTTTGTAATAGTAAAAGGCATGCAAGAGATAGGTGTCCCAGTATATGGAGagtttatttattgaaagatacaGATGAAAAGAAGAGCTCTCTAAAATTACCatttgaaaacattttTTGCTATAATTGTGGTGTTTCTGGTCACTTCGGAGATGATTGTGACCAAAGAAGATCATCTCGAGTGCCGAACGACGATGGAAGTGCATTTTCTGGCGATAATCTAGATTCAAAGttaaaaaatcaatattaCGATAGATTAGAAGAGTATATcaaggaaaatgaacaaaagTACTATGATAATTATGCTGATGATTTTAACTATGACGATTatgaatatgatgatgCTTCCTATGATGATAGGtataacaataataataataataattataataacAATTCGAAAAAACGCCGGAGAGCAGAATCTCCATTTTCCTCCCAATCATATAGTGATAAGAGAAGTCAACGACCAAATAGAAATTCTCAAGGTAACCAAAGAAATAGAAATGTATCCCATCCATTGGACTACCCAAGATCAACTCAACAGAACATGAATAGTTCTAGATATGGAAGTGGACAACGAGATAACAGCAGGCAAACCGCAAACTACAAGTCGTACAATTCGTTCAAACCATTCAGAAGTGGGACCCTTAGAAGATAG
- the SEC28 gene encoding coatomer subunit epsilon (ancestral locus Anc_7.278): protein MDYFTIKQTYYAGQYTETLKEIEKVTDQDDETIVFYKSKSQLSLNNYTKNQSSTSLGKIFDLYAEFLKSRNIKKLQSQVILEKATSFELNLLATAQAILGQYDESLETCTEGINKSEEAGSSEMILLAVQVALLIEKPSLAKSIFETYANNNEDLSGDAEQIINQAESYLKYSTSEDVAGSNFYYYEEMAQTFPSWKTQLALLNSHLQQLNIEEAGEIADLLDSDFYSVEQKEVGAAYKEHFLAAKINLSHIVGETDSDALRDELRKVNPHHPLIAANKQMNDKFDEIIAKYSS from the coding sequence ATGGATTACTTTACCATTAAGCAGACTTATTATGCTGGTCAATACACAGAAACTTTGAAGGAAATCGAGAAAGTTACTGAccaagatgatgaaacaattgTCTTCTACAAATCGAAATCTCAATTATCCTTAAATAATTACACAAAGAATCAATCAAGCACATCCTTAGGGAAGATATTTGATCTATATGCCgaattcttgaaatcaagaaatatcaagaaaCTGCAATCCCAAGTTATTCTGGAAAAGGCCACttcatttgaattgaatCTTTTGGCCACAGCTCAGGCTATCTTGGGACAATATGATGAAAGTTTAGAAACATGCACGGAGGGTATTAATAAGTCGGAAGAGGCAGGTTCTTCTgaaatgattttattaGCAGTGCAAGTTGctttattaattgaaaagcCATCATTAGCAAAATCtatttttgaaacataTGCCAATAATAACGAAGATCTCTCTGGTGATGCTgaacaaattattaatcaaGCAGAATCATACCTAAAATATTCGACAAGTGAGGATGTTGCTGGCTCTAATTTTTATTACTACGAAGAAATGGCTCAAACTTTTCCATCTTGGAAAACCCAATTAGCTTTGCTAAATTCTCAtttacaacaattgaatatcGAAGAAGCAGGAGAAATTGCTGACTTACTTGACTCCGACTTTTACAGTGTTGAACAAAAGGAGGTTGGTGCTGCATATAAGGAGCATTTCTTAGCAGCCAAAATTAATTTGTCTCACATTGTAGGTGAAACTGACTCTGACGCCTTGAGGGATGAATTAAGGAAAGTGAACCCTCATCATCCATTGATTGCTGCCAATAAGCAAAtgaatgataaatttgacGAGATTATTGCAAAATATAGCTCATAA
- the NCAS0A13740 gene encoding aldo-keto reductase superfamily protein (ancestral locus Anc_7.285) — protein MAFKQEFFTLNNGNKIPAIAVIGTGTRWFKTEETDATFSQQLVDELKVALTLPGIVHIDAAEIYRTYPEVAAALRESNRPRDEIFITDKYSTQLKLSDDPIAGLNISLKTLGLDYVDLYLLHSPFIKNGSTLEECWKQMEKLYKSGKAKNIGVSNFRVEDLEKILKIATIKPQINQIEFNAALQNQSPGIVKFCKENNIQLEAYTPLGPFQRIQDTPEAKPFYDYIAELSKKYNKTEAQILLRWVTKRGILPVTTSSKPQRLHDAQNLFSFDLESSEVDKITELGLKLKATRLYWNDQYDKYNVDSQKI, from the coding sequence ATGGCTTTTAAACAAGAATTTTTTACCTTAAACAACGGGAACAAGATTCCTGCCATTGCCGTTATCGGAACAGGGACTAGATGGTTTAAGACTGAGGAAACCGATGCTACGTTCAGTCAACAACTTGTCGATGAACTTAAGGTGGCTTTAACTTTACCAGGGATTGTTCACATTGATGCTGCTGAAATTTACAGAACGTATCCAGAAGTCGCAGCTGCTTTAAGAGAGTCCAATAGACCAAgagatgaaatatttatcacTGACAAGTATTCCactcaattgaaattgtcCGACGATCCTATTGCTGGATTAAACATTAGTTTGAAGACTTTAGGTTTGGATTATGTCGATTTGTACTTGCTGCATTCCCCTTTCATCAAAAACGGTTCCACTCTCGAAGAGTGCTGGaaacaaatggaaaaaCTTTACAAGAGTGGGAAAGCCAAGAATATCGGTGTTTCCAACTTCAGAGTGGAAGATCTAGAAAAGATCTTAAAAATAGCTACAATTAAACCACAGATCaatcaaattgaatttaatgcCGCCTTACAAAACCAATCACCAGGCATTGTCAAGTTTTGTAAGGAAAACAATATTCAACTAGAGGCTTATACTCCTTTAGGTCCTTTCCAAAGAATCCAAGATACTCCTGAGGCAAAACCCTTTTACGATTACATCGCTGAATTGTCTAAAAAGTATAATAAGACAGAAGCTCAAATCTTATTACGTTGGGTAACCAAACGTGGTATTCTTCCAGTGACTACATCTTCCAAACCTCAGAGACTTCATGATGCTCAAAATCTCTTCAGTTTCGACCTAGAATCTTCAGAAGTTGATAAGATTACTGAACTCGGATTAAAACTAAAAGCTACCAGACTTTATTGGAATGATCAATACGATAAATATAATGTTGATTCTCAAAAAATCTAA
- the SER33 gene encoding phosphoglycerate dehydrogenase SER33 (ancestral locus Anc_7.273) has product MTIVQDIDILQNTFQRAFSMPNSLDMISTSPTEIFMNILPRRSSGLGLCRSQHALKPFSPSDMKILLLEDINKTAIELFEEQGYRVEIRKSALSEAKLIEKIKDVHAIGINAKTKLTKRVLRHAKNLIVIGCFCIGTDQVDLEYATKRGIAVFNSPFTNSRSVAELVIAEIICLARQMCDRSMELHRGIWDTGSSKCWEVRGKTLGIIGEGHIGSQVTVLAEALGMNVIFYDIVTIMALGTAKQVPTLDELLRKSDFISVHVPETPDTRRLLSAPQFAAMKTGAYVINTSRGSTIDTPALVNALKEGKVAGVALDVYPNEPKKNKRERFTSDQNYWMSELITLPNVILTPHIGGYTEEAQNSIGIEVAAALSKYICEGNSVGSVNFPEVKLRSFDLDQEGLLRILCIYENTHDVMRSVNNILSDYNIEKQFSDCSNDIAYLITDISDVSQSDIQIIHDQLNEMESKISIRMLY; this is encoded by the coding sequence ATGACCATCGTACAGGATATAGACATTTTACAAAACACTTTCCAACGTGCATTTTCCATGCCAAACTCGCTGGATATGATATCCACATCTCCTACTGAAATATTCATGAATATTTTGCCACGCCGATCTAGTGGCCTTGGATTATGCCGGTCTCAGCATGCATTGAAACCTTTCTCTCCCAGTGATATGAAAATTCTGTTACTAGAGGATATAAATAAGACTGCAATTGAGCTTTTCGAAGAACAAGGTTACCGAGTGGAAATTCGTAAATCTGCACTTTCAGAAGCAAAACtgattgaaaagattaaagatgTACATGCTATAGGTATAAATGCTAAGACAAAATTAACAAAACGGGTTTTGAGACATGCCAAGAATTTAATAGTCATTGGCTGTTTTTGTATAGGAACTGATCAAgttgatttggaatatgCCACTAAAAGAGGGATTGCTGTTTTTAACTCCCCATTTACAAACTCAAGATCAGTTGCCGAACTGGTTATTGCTGAAATAATTTGTTTGGCCAGACAGATGTGTGATAGATCCATGGAGTTACATAGAGGAATTTGGGATACAGGATCTTCCAAATGTTGGGAGGTGAGAGGCAAAACTCTTGGAATTATTGGAGAAGGTCATATTGGTTCTCAAGTAACAGTATTGGCGGAGGCATTGGGTATGAATGTTATATTTTATGATATTGTAACCATTATGGCATTGGGAACGGCCAAACAAGTACCCACATTAGATGAGCTTCTGAGAAAATCTGATTTTATTTCAGTTCATGTTCCAGAAACCCCTGATACAAGACGTCTGCTATCTGCTCCACAATTTGCTGCTATGAAAACTGGTGCTTATGTTATCAATACCTCAAGAGGCAGCACTATTGATACGCCTGCTTTAGTGAATGCATTAAAAGAAGGGAAAGTTGCAGGCGTAGCTTTAGATGTTTACCCTAACGAACCtaagaagaacaaaagagaACGATTTACAAGCGATCAAAACTACTGGATGTCTGAGTTAATCACACTGCCGAATGTTATACTGACTCCTCATATAGGAGGATACACAGAGGAAGCCCAAAATTCCATTGGGATTGAAGTGGCAGCGGctttatcaaaatatatCTGTGAAGGAAATTCAGTTGGATCAGTTAATTTCCCAGAAGTTAAGTTGAGATCTTTTGATCTGGATCAAGAAGGGCTGCTCCGGATATTATGCATATACGAAAACACACATGATGTTATGCGGTCTGTGAACAACATCCTCTCTGATTATAACATTGAGAAGCAGTTCTCAGATTGTAGTAATGATATTGCATATTTAATTACGGACATTTCTGATGTAAGTCAAAGtgatattcaaataatacaTGATCAGTTAAATGAAATGGAATCGAAAATATCTATTAGAATGCTGTATTGA
- the RCI37 gene encoding Rci37p (ancestral locus Anc_7.279), with translation MSDTPNKGKKNADLLNSPWFQSAYKSALEFYEKDQVLDGKDRLALHEKYKKIARGQLLSGWLGFTAVFGTPFVYRYYTTGAIRGVKVPRNFILGLVAMAATSHLAGNSIYQYQLNSLEYTPLEKFGTNEYGDRDATTEQQVNHQKTSDQKQYEMMRVLNNGSPTRWSMYFYTTFHHPERKLPDPKVKLQQMKELASGFGGFNSPIMHQRDPLGLYSKGPSGKNQENGVMRQSETVKNGAPSSFKEELNPQETNSRSSWDKVLQKSDKQSSWDRVRNGTLPSTSTGETGKDDLLSSDITSSSASSTPPDDTPIIPLDHPTQSEFDKLLEKERKGGADN, from the coding sequence ATGAGTGACACTCCaaataaaggaaaaaagAATGCAGATCTTTTAAACAGCCCTTGGTTTCAAAGTGCCTATAAATCAGCCTTGGAGTTCTATGAGAAAGATCAGGTATTGGATGGCAAAGATCGATTGGCTTTGCATGagaaatataaaaaaatagcTCGTGGACAACTACTTAGTGGGTGGCTTGGTTTTACCGCTGTTTTTGGGACACCTTTTGTATATCGCTATTACACCACTGGTGCAATCAGAGGAGTTAAAgttccaagaaatttcatcttgGGCTTAGTTGCAATGGCTGCTACATCACATCTGGCCGGTAATTCcatttatcaatatcaattaaattcCCTGGAATATACCCCTTTGGAAAAGTTTGGAACTAATGAATATGGAGATAGAGATGCTACAACAGAGCAACAGGTGAATCATCAAAAGACAAGCGATCAGAAGCAATACGAAATGATGCGTGttttaaataatggaaGTCCTACCAGGTGGTCAATGTACTTTTACACCACCTTCCATCATCCTGAAAGAAAGTTACCTGATCCAAAAGTTAAGTTGCAACAAATGAAGGAACTTGCTAGTGGATTTGGGGGATTCAACTCACCAATTATGCACCAAAGGGATCCATTGGGTTTATATTCCAAGGGCCCTTCTGGGAAAAACCAGGAAAATGGTGTTATGCGACAAAGTGAGACAGTCAAGAATGGAGCTCCCAGTTCATTTAAGGAAGAACTTAACCCtcaagaaacaaattcaagatCATCGTGGGATAAAGTCCTACAAAAGAGTGATAAACAATCATCGTGGGACAGAGTAAGAAACGGGACTTTGCCAAGTACTTCTACAGGCGAAACAGGTAAGGATGATCTATTGTCATCAGATATTACTTCTTCCTCCGCTAGTTCAACCCCGCCAGATGACACACCGATTATTCCATTGGATCACCCCACACAATCAGAGTTCGACAAGCTACTGGAGAAGGAGAGAAAGGGAGGCGCAGATAATTAA